One window of the Gambusia affinis linkage group LG01, SWU_Gaff_1.0, whole genome shotgun sequence genome contains the following:
- the LOC122838681 gene encoding kelch-like protein 12 isoform X1, translated as MCSYSYCLPVVEKVFRSLNDSCGSLRSLTDSGGSMAPKDIMTNSHAKSILNAMNSLRKSNTLCDITLRVDSTDFPAHRIVLAACSDYFCAMFTSELAEKGKSFVDIQGLTASTMEILLDFVYTETVLVTVENVQELLPAACLLQLKGVKRACCDFLESQLDPSNCLGIRDFAETHNCLDLMQAAELFSQKHFSEVVQHEEFMLLSQTEVEKLIKCDEIQVDSEEPVFEAVLNWVKHNRKEREPYLPDMLEFVRMPLLTPRYITDVIDAEPLIRCSLPCRDLVDEAKKFHLRPELRSEMQGPRTQARLGAKEVLLVIGGFGSQQSPIDVVEKYDPKTQEWSFLPNIARKRRYVATVSLHDRVYVIGGYDGRSRLSSVECLDYTADEDGVWYTVATMNVRRGLAGATTLGDMIYVAGGFDGSRRHTSMERYDPNIDQWSMLGDMQTAREGAGLVVASGLIYCLGGYDGLNILNSVERYDPHTGHWTSVTPMATKRSGAGVALLNDHIYVVGGFDGVSHLDSVEVYNIRTDYWTTVASMTTPRCYVGATVLRGRLYAIAGYDGNSLLSSIECYDPVIDSWEVVTSMATQRCDAGVCVLREK; from the exons ATGTGTAGCTATAGTTATTGCCTCCCAGTGGTGGAAAAAGTGTTCAGATCTTTAAACG attcCTGTGGTAGTTTGAGATCCTTGACGGATTCCGGTGGCAGCATGGCTCCCAAAGACATCATGACGAATTCCCACGCCAAATCCATCCTCAATGCAATGAACTCTCTACGCAAGAGCAACACGCTCTGTGACATCACTCTGAGGGTGGACAGCACCGATTTCCCGGCTCACCGGATCGTCTTGGCCGCCTGCAGCGACTATTTCTGTGCCATGTTCACCAGCgag CTTGCAGAAAAGGGGAAATCTTTTGTCGACATCCAGGGACTCACGGCATCAACTATGGAGATCCTGTTGGACTTTGTGTACACAGAGACGGTTCTCGTCACAGTGGAAAATGTGCAAGAGCTGCTCCCTGCAGCATGCCTGCTTCAGCTTAAAG GAGTGAAAAGGGCGTGCTGCGACTTTCTAGAGTCTCAGCTCGATCCGTCAAACTGCCTGGGGATTCGGGACTTTGCCGAAACTCACAACTGCCTCGACCTGATGCAGGCCGCAGAGCTCTTTTCCCAGAAGCATTTCTCCGAGGTGGTTCAGCACGAGGAGTTCATGCTCCTGAGTCAGACAGAAGTTGAGAAGCTCATAAAATGCGATGAAATCCAG GTGGATTCAGAGGAGCCTGTGTTTGAGGCCGTGTTGAACTGGGTGAAACACAACAGGAAAGAGCGAGAGCCCTACCTCCCAGACATGCTGGAGTTCGTCCGCATGCCGCTCCTTACCCCCCGCTACATTACAGATGTCATTGACGCTGAG cCTCTCATTCGATGTAGTCTGCCTTGTCGAGACCTCGTTGATGAGGCCAAAAAATTCCACTTAAGACCGGAGCTGAGGAGTGAGATGCAGGGTCCTCGCACACAAGCCAGATTAG GTGCCAAAGAAGTCCTGCTGGTTATAGGTGGCTTCGGCAGCCAGCAGTCGCCAATAGATGTAGTCGAGAAATATGATCCCAAAACCCAGGAATGGAGCTTTCTGCCT AATATCGCCCGTAAAAGGCGCTACGTTGCCACTGTGTCGCTACACGACCGAGTTTACGTGATCGGAGGCTATGACGGTCGGTCGAGGCTCAGCTCGGTGGAGTGCCTGGACTACACCGCGGACGAAGACGGTGTTTGGTACACCGTCGCCACCATGAATGTACGCCGCGGCCTCGCTGGGGCCACGACCCTGGGAG ATATGATCTATGTTGCCGGTGGCTTTGACGGCAGCCGTCGGCACACCAGCATGGAGCGATATGACCCCAATATCGACCAGTGGAGCATGCTGGGAGATATGCAGACTGCTAGAGAAGGCGCTGGCCTGGTAGTGGCCAGTGGGCTGATCTACTGTCTAG GTGGTTATGATGGCCTAAATATCCTAAACTCAGTGGAAAGATACGACCCACACACGGGTCATTGGACCAGTGTGACACCCATGGCCACGAAGCGATCAG GGGCTGGTGTGGCGCTACTTAACGACCACATTTATGTGGTGGGAGGGTTTGACGGTGTTTCACACCTCGACTCGGTGGAGGTTTACAACATCAGGACAGACTACTGGACCACAGTGGCTAGCATGACGACGCCACGGTGTTACGTAGGAGCGACTGTCCTCAGAGGACGACTCTACGCCATCGCCGG ATACGACGGGAACTCCCTCCTCAGCAGTATCGAATGTTACGACCCGGTCATCGACTCCTGGGAGGTCGTCACCTCCATGGCAACCCAGCGGTGCGACGCGGGAGTCTGCGTTCTGCGAGAGAAGTAA
- the LOC122838681 gene encoding kelch-like protein 12 isoform X2: MKRISDEHNNVTNDSCGSLRSLTDSGGSMAPKDIMTNSHAKSILNAMNSLRKSNTLCDITLRVDSTDFPAHRIVLAACSDYFCAMFTSELAEKGKSFVDIQGLTASTMEILLDFVYTETVLVTVENVQELLPAACLLQLKGVKRACCDFLESQLDPSNCLGIRDFAETHNCLDLMQAAELFSQKHFSEVVQHEEFMLLSQTEVEKLIKCDEIQVDSEEPVFEAVLNWVKHNRKEREPYLPDMLEFVRMPLLTPRYITDVIDAEPLIRCSLPCRDLVDEAKKFHLRPELRSEMQGPRTQARLGAKEVLLVIGGFGSQQSPIDVVEKYDPKTQEWSFLPNIARKRRYVATVSLHDRVYVIGGYDGRSRLSSVECLDYTADEDGVWYTVATMNVRRGLAGATTLGDMIYVAGGFDGSRRHTSMERYDPNIDQWSMLGDMQTAREGAGLVVASGLIYCLGGYDGLNILNSVERYDPHTGHWTSVTPMATKRSGAGVALLNDHIYVVGGFDGVSHLDSVEVYNIRTDYWTTVASMTTPRCYVGATVLRGRLYAIAGYDGNSLLSSIECYDPVIDSWEVVTSMATQRCDAGVCVLREK, translated from the exons attcCTGTGGTAGTTTGAGATCCTTGACGGATTCCGGTGGCAGCATGGCTCCCAAAGACATCATGACGAATTCCCACGCCAAATCCATCCTCAATGCAATGAACTCTCTACGCAAGAGCAACACGCTCTGTGACATCACTCTGAGGGTGGACAGCACCGATTTCCCGGCTCACCGGATCGTCTTGGCCGCCTGCAGCGACTATTTCTGTGCCATGTTCACCAGCgag CTTGCAGAAAAGGGGAAATCTTTTGTCGACATCCAGGGACTCACGGCATCAACTATGGAGATCCTGTTGGACTTTGTGTACACAGAGACGGTTCTCGTCACAGTGGAAAATGTGCAAGAGCTGCTCCCTGCAGCATGCCTGCTTCAGCTTAAAG GAGTGAAAAGGGCGTGCTGCGACTTTCTAGAGTCTCAGCTCGATCCGTCAAACTGCCTGGGGATTCGGGACTTTGCCGAAACTCACAACTGCCTCGACCTGATGCAGGCCGCAGAGCTCTTTTCCCAGAAGCATTTCTCCGAGGTGGTTCAGCACGAGGAGTTCATGCTCCTGAGTCAGACAGAAGTTGAGAAGCTCATAAAATGCGATGAAATCCAG GTGGATTCAGAGGAGCCTGTGTTTGAGGCCGTGTTGAACTGGGTGAAACACAACAGGAAAGAGCGAGAGCCCTACCTCCCAGACATGCTGGAGTTCGTCCGCATGCCGCTCCTTACCCCCCGCTACATTACAGATGTCATTGACGCTGAG cCTCTCATTCGATGTAGTCTGCCTTGTCGAGACCTCGTTGATGAGGCCAAAAAATTCCACTTAAGACCGGAGCTGAGGAGTGAGATGCAGGGTCCTCGCACACAAGCCAGATTAG GTGCCAAAGAAGTCCTGCTGGTTATAGGTGGCTTCGGCAGCCAGCAGTCGCCAATAGATGTAGTCGAGAAATATGATCCCAAAACCCAGGAATGGAGCTTTCTGCCT AATATCGCCCGTAAAAGGCGCTACGTTGCCACTGTGTCGCTACACGACCGAGTTTACGTGATCGGAGGCTATGACGGTCGGTCGAGGCTCAGCTCGGTGGAGTGCCTGGACTACACCGCGGACGAAGACGGTGTTTGGTACACCGTCGCCACCATGAATGTACGCCGCGGCCTCGCTGGGGCCACGACCCTGGGAG ATATGATCTATGTTGCCGGTGGCTTTGACGGCAGCCGTCGGCACACCAGCATGGAGCGATATGACCCCAATATCGACCAGTGGAGCATGCTGGGAGATATGCAGACTGCTAGAGAAGGCGCTGGCCTGGTAGTGGCCAGTGGGCTGATCTACTGTCTAG GTGGTTATGATGGCCTAAATATCCTAAACTCAGTGGAAAGATACGACCCACACACGGGTCATTGGACCAGTGTGACACCCATGGCCACGAAGCGATCAG GGGCTGGTGTGGCGCTACTTAACGACCACATTTATGTGGTGGGAGGGTTTGACGGTGTTTCACACCTCGACTCGGTGGAGGTTTACAACATCAGGACAGACTACTGGACCACAGTGGCTAGCATGACGACGCCACGGTGTTACGTAGGAGCGACTGTCCTCAGAGGACGACTCTACGCCATCGCCGG ATACGACGGGAACTCCCTCCTCAGCAGTATCGAATGTTACGACCCGGTCATCGACTCCTGGGAGGTCGTCACCTCCATGGCAACCCAGCGGTGCGACGCGGGAGTCTGCGTTCTGCGAGAGAAGTAA
- the LOC122838681 gene encoding kelch-like protein 12 isoform X3: MAPKDIMTNSHAKSILNAMNSLRKSNTLCDITLRVDSTDFPAHRIVLAACSDYFCAMFTSELAEKGKSFVDIQGLTASTMEILLDFVYTETVLVTVENVQELLPAACLLQLKGVKRACCDFLESQLDPSNCLGIRDFAETHNCLDLMQAAELFSQKHFSEVVQHEEFMLLSQTEVEKLIKCDEIQVDSEEPVFEAVLNWVKHNRKEREPYLPDMLEFVRMPLLTPRYITDVIDAEPLIRCSLPCRDLVDEAKKFHLRPELRSEMQGPRTQARLGAKEVLLVIGGFGSQQSPIDVVEKYDPKTQEWSFLPNIARKRRYVATVSLHDRVYVIGGYDGRSRLSSVECLDYTADEDGVWYTVATMNVRRGLAGATTLGDMIYVAGGFDGSRRHTSMERYDPNIDQWSMLGDMQTAREGAGLVVASGLIYCLGGYDGLNILNSVERYDPHTGHWTSVTPMATKRSGAGVALLNDHIYVVGGFDGVSHLDSVEVYNIRTDYWTTVASMTTPRCYVGATVLRGRLYAIAGYDGNSLLSSIECYDPVIDSWEVVTSMATQRCDAGVCVLREK, translated from the exons ATGGCTCCCAAAGACATCATGACGAATTCCCACGCCAAATCCATCCTCAATGCAATGAACTCTCTACGCAAGAGCAACACGCTCTGTGACATCACTCTGAGGGTGGACAGCACCGATTTCCCGGCTCACCGGATCGTCTTGGCCGCCTGCAGCGACTATTTCTGTGCCATGTTCACCAGCgag CTTGCAGAAAAGGGGAAATCTTTTGTCGACATCCAGGGACTCACGGCATCAACTATGGAGATCCTGTTGGACTTTGTGTACACAGAGACGGTTCTCGTCACAGTGGAAAATGTGCAAGAGCTGCTCCCTGCAGCATGCCTGCTTCAGCTTAAAG GAGTGAAAAGGGCGTGCTGCGACTTTCTAGAGTCTCAGCTCGATCCGTCAAACTGCCTGGGGATTCGGGACTTTGCCGAAACTCACAACTGCCTCGACCTGATGCAGGCCGCAGAGCTCTTTTCCCAGAAGCATTTCTCCGAGGTGGTTCAGCACGAGGAGTTCATGCTCCTGAGTCAGACAGAAGTTGAGAAGCTCATAAAATGCGATGAAATCCAG GTGGATTCAGAGGAGCCTGTGTTTGAGGCCGTGTTGAACTGGGTGAAACACAACAGGAAAGAGCGAGAGCCCTACCTCCCAGACATGCTGGAGTTCGTCCGCATGCCGCTCCTTACCCCCCGCTACATTACAGATGTCATTGACGCTGAG cCTCTCATTCGATGTAGTCTGCCTTGTCGAGACCTCGTTGATGAGGCCAAAAAATTCCACTTAAGACCGGAGCTGAGGAGTGAGATGCAGGGTCCTCGCACACAAGCCAGATTAG GTGCCAAAGAAGTCCTGCTGGTTATAGGTGGCTTCGGCAGCCAGCAGTCGCCAATAGATGTAGTCGAGAAATATGATCCCAAAACCCAGGAATGGAGCTTTCTGCCT AATATCGCCCGTAAAAGGCGCTACGTTGCCACTGTGTCGCTACACGACCGAGTTTACGTGATCGGAGGCTATGACGGTCGGTCGAGGCTCAGCTCGGTGGAGTGCCTGGACTACACCGCGGACGAAGACGGTGTTTGGTACACCGTCGCCACCATGAATGTACGCCGCGGCCTCGCTGGGGCCACGACCCTGGGAG ATATGATCTATGTTGCCGGTGGCTTTGACGGCAGCCGTCGGCACACCAGCATGGAGCGATATGACCCCAATATCGACCAGTGGAGCATGCTGGGAGATATGCAGACTGCTAGAGAAGGCGCTGGCCTGGTAGTGGCCAGTGGGCTGATCTACTGTCTAG GTGGTTATGATGGCCTAAATATCCTAAACTCAGTGGAAAGATACGACCCACACACGGGTCATTGGACCAGTGTGACACCCATGGCCACGAAGCGATCAG GGGCTGGTGTGGCGCTACTTAACGACCACATTTATGTGGTGGGAGGGTTTGACGGTGTTTCACACCTCGACTCGGTGGAGGTTTACAACATCAGGACAGACTACTGGACCACAGTGGCTAGCATGACGACGCCACGGTGTTACGTAGGAGCGACTGTCCTCAGAGGACGACTCTACGCCATCGCCGG ATACGACGGGAACTCCCTCCTCAGCAGTATCGAATGTTACGACCCGGTCATCGACTCCTGGGAGGTCGTCACCTCCATGGCAACCCAGCGGTGCGACGCGGGAGTCTGCGTTCTGCGAGAGAAGTAA
- the tuba5 gene encoding tubulin alpha 5, whose product MRECISIHVGQAGVQTGNACWELFCLEHGVGPDGVFLNGPVAPNCREDPFNTFFNTGSFGRHVPRALFVDLEPTVIDEVRVGKYRELFHPEQLISGKEDAANNYARGHYTVGKEIIDGVMERVRKMTDQCTGLQGFLVFHSFGGGTGSGFTSLLMERLSLDYGKKSKLEFAVYPAPQVSTAVVEPYNAILTTHTTLEHSDCAFMVDNEAIYDICHRNMDIETPGYINLNRLIGQIVSSITASLRFDGALNVDLTEFQTNLVPFPRVHFPLVTYSPIISAEKAYHEQLTVAEITSSCFEPTNQMVKCDPRRGKYMACCMLYRGDVVPKDVNAAIASIKTRRSIQFVDWCPTGFKVGINYQPPTAVPGGDLASVQRAVCMLSNTTAIAEAWSRLDHKFDLMYAKRAFVHWYVGEGMEEGEFAEAREDLACLEKDYEELGRMSSDSEDEEV is encoded by the exons atg AGAGAGTGCATCTCCATCCACGTAGGCCAGGCAGGCGTTCAGACTGGAAATGCATGCTGGGAGCTGTTCTGCCTGGAGCATGGTGTCGGTCCTGATGGCGTTTTCCTGAACGGTCCTGTAGCTCCGAATTGCCGTGAAGATCCGTTCAACACTTTCTTCAACACTGGGAGTTTTGGTCGTCACGTTCCCAGAGCGCTCTTCGTCGACCTGGAGCCCACAGTGATCG ACGAAGTGAGGGTTGGGAAGTACAGAGAGCTCTTCCATCCTGAGCAGCTGATCTCTGGAAAGGAGGACGCAGCCAACAACTACGCTCGAGGACATTACACCGTCGGGAAGGAGATCATCGATGGAGTCATGGAGCGCGTCCGGAAAATG ACGGATCAGTGCACAGGCCTGCAGGGTTTCCTCGTCTTTCACAGCTTTGGAGGGGGCACTGGCTCCGGCTTCACCTCCCTCCTAATGGAGCGTCTCTCACTGGACTACGGCAAAAAATCCAAGCTGGAGTTTGCCGTCTACCCAGCGCCCCAGGTTTCCACTGCGGTGGTGGAACCCTACAACGCCATCCTGACCACCCACACCACCTTGGAGCACTCTGACTGTGCCTTCATGGTGGACAACGAGGCAATCTACGACATCTGCCACCGTAATATGGACATCGAGACTCCCGGTTACATCAACCTCAACAGGCTGATCGGTCAGATCGTTTCCTCAATCACCGCCTCGCTTCGCTTTGATGGGGCTCTCAACGTTGACCTGACGGAGTTCCAGACCAACTTGGTCCCGTTTCCACGCGTCCACTTCCCGCTGGTTACCTACTCGCCCATCATCTCGGCTGAGAAGGCCTATCACGAGCAGCTGACAGTGGCGGAGATCACCAGCTCCTGCTTcgaaccaaccaatcagatggTGAAGTGTGACCCTCGTCGCGGCAAGTACATGGCGTGCTGCATGCTGTACAGAGGGGATGTTGTCCCAAAGGATGTGAACGCCGCCATAGCTAGTATAAAGACCAGACGCTCCATCCAGTTTGTTGACTGGTGCCCCACTGGCTTTAAG GTGGGCATTAATTACCAGCCTCCGACTGCGGTGCCCGGCGGAGACCTGGCCAGTGTCCAAAGGGCGGTGTGCATGCTGAGCAACACCACCGCCATCGCAGAGGCCTGGTCCCGCCTCGACCACAAGTTCGACCTCATGTACGCCAAGCGTGCGTTCGTTCACTGGTACGTGGGCGAAGGCATGGAGGAGGGGGAGTTTGCAGAAGCCAGAGAGGACCTTGCCTGTTTGGAAAAAGATTACGAAGAACTGGGTCGGATGAGCTCCGACTCTGAAGATGAAGAAGTTTAA